Proteins encoded in a region of the Syntrophales bacterium genome:
- a CDS encoding carbon starvation CstA family protein: MNILVLLLVSIACFFMAYKVYAAYIEKTFNAKDSHQTPANSMADGRDYVAGKTPVVFSHHFAAIAGGGPIIGPTVALLYGFYPSWMWIVLGGIFLGAVHDYTALFISMRERGKSMAEVARTTMGNGGFILFILFTLFLVILVCGAFLGLTATALASLVKLRTLQLPPDQTLLRTVVDVRTGEIKGLIGGIASTSAIVITMAAPFLGYLLYRRGTKIVVASIIAVFIAFGSIQVGMQIPVTLSPEKWMLILSVYCFFAAGAPVWVLLQPRDFINAFILYGGMGALLLAIIAGGVQGIGINAPAVNITGGEAKLGLFWPIMFITVACGAISGFHALIAGGTTSKQVATESAAKRIAFGGMLAESALAVMVLITVASGLPFSEYTNIVFPEIAGEKSNPLLAFSLGMGLILNKGLSLPVYLGTIFGMVMVEGFLATTLDTAVRVGRYLLEELWKMIFDHPHAILKSFNFNAGLVVVIMFLLAYKQAFLAIWPIFGSANQLLAALTLIVISVWLTGRGRPNWFTILPSIFMMVTTVASLLYLLKAEYIPSGNMTLIGVDIVLVILASGVAVLAWNTFSGYRKGAKLPVVDPLMTD, translated from the coding sequence ATGAACATTTTAGTATTGCTTCTGGTTTCCATTGCCTGTTTTTTTATGGCGTATAAGGTTTATGCAGCCTACATTGAAAAAACCTTTAATGCAAAAGATTCGCACCAAACACCCGCAAACTCTATGGCAGACGGAAGAGACTATGTAGCAGGAAAAACCCCTGTGGTATTCTCTCATCACTTTGCTGCCATTGCCGGTGGAGGTCCTATTATAGGCCCGACTGTGGCCCTCCTTTACGGCTTTTACCCCTCATGGATGTGGATTGTCCTGGGAGGGATATTCCTCGGCGCCGTCCATGATTATACAGCCCTCTTTATAAGCATGAGAGAAAGGGGGAAATCTATGGCTGAAGTTGCCCGCACAACTATGGGGAATGGGGGATTTATCCTCTTCATTCTCTTCACACTTTTTTTGGTTATCCTTGTTTGCGGGGCTTTTCTGGGATTAACAGCTACAGCACTTGCCTCACTGGTTAAGTTAAGAACCCTTCAGCTTCCTCCCGATCAAACCCTTCTTCGTACAGTTGTGGATGTCAGGACGGGTGAAATCAAGGGTCTCATCGGGGGTATTGCTTCGACATCTGCCATTGTCATTACTATGGCTGCGCCATTTCTTGGCTACCTGCTCTACAGGAGAGGAACGAAGATTGTCGTTGCCTCAATCATTGCGGTTTTTATTGCCTTCGGTTCGATCCAGGTAGGCATGCAAATCCCCGTAACACTTTCACCGGAAAAATGGATGCTCATTCTTTCCGTTTATTGCTTCTTTGCCGCAGGAGCGCCTGTATGGGTATTACTTCAGCCCAGAGATTTTATCAACGCTTTTATCCTTTACGGCGGGATGGGGGCCTTGCTTCTTGCCATTATCGCCGGTGGAGTCCAGGGGATAGGGATAAACGCTCCTGCTGTGAATATTACCGGTGGAGAAGCAAAACTCGGTCTTTTCTGGCCCATCATGTTTATAACCGTTGCCTGTGGGGCCATATCGGGGTTTCACGCACTGATTGCCGGGGGAACGACATCAAAACAGGTAGCAACTGAATCTGCTGCCAAAAGGATAGCTTTTGGGGGAATGCTTGCTGAATCAGCTTTAGCTGTTATGGTTCTCATTACCGTAGCCTCTGGACTACCCTTTTCAGAATATACTAATATAGTTTTTCCAGAAATTGCAGGAGAAAAATCAAATCCCCTCCTTGCCTTTTCCCTGGGAATGGGGCTTATATTGAACAAGGGTCTATCCCTTCCCGTTTATCTGGGAACTATTTTTGGCATGGTGATGGTTGAGGGATTTTTAGCCACAACTCTGGATACAGCAGTGAGAGTAGGAAGATACCTTCTGGAGGAATTATGGAAGATGATATTTGACCACCCTCATGCAATTTTAAAATCCTTTAATTTCAATGCCGGTCTTGTTGTTGTTATCATGTTTCTCCTTGCCTATAAGCAAGCTTTTCTTGCTATCTGGCCCATCTTCGGTTCTGCAAACCAGCTTCTGGCAGCGCTTACATTAATTGTCATCTCCGTCTGGCTGACGGGCAGGGGCAGACCCAACTGGTTTACAATCTTGCCTTCCATCTTTATGATGGTTACAACAGTTGCTTCTCTTTTATACCTCCTGAAGGCAGAGTACATTCCCTCCGGCAATATGACATTAATCGGTGTTGATATTGTGCTCGTAATCCTGGCATCAGGGGTTGCTGTTCTTGCCTGGAACACCTTTTCCGGTTATAGAAAAGGTGCTAAATTGCCTGTAGTTGATCCTCTGATGACAGACTAA
- a CDS encoding AarF/UbiB family protein: MRIRKISILSHTYRNIHRYRQILAILFKYGFDDLIGSLYLGPYLRMGMRMISGKRREKVENLSTYERLRMALEELGPIFIKMGQVLSTRPDLIPVALIRELTKLQDKVPPFPFSQVKEIVEQEIKAPLDEIFLQFQESSIAAASIGQVHRAQLRTGGQVIVKVQRPGIRRIIEADLEILFHLATLIEKYVEEGEIYRPTRIVDEIARTLKREINYNVEASHTERFARQFIGNESIYVPRIFRQATTERVLTMEYVDGIKASEIALLDEKGFDRKIIASRLNDLILEQIFKHRFFHANPHPGNVFILPGNVICYLDFGMMGRVDRQSKEHFADFVLGYIRHDESRIADAILRIVEWDEEPDRRALENDISNFIELYLYRPIKELRMENMFHELLDLIARHKLRLPQDIFLIGKALTEVEGLGLVLYPDFDTTREAAPFIRNLMRERLHPKRLVGEFVTVGGRLIHLLKDIPQELHEVLKQLKQGKTRIGFQHEGLEHFISEMDRSSNRIAFSLIISSLIIGSSLIVTSASGPHLFGFPLLGFLGYSMAGILGLWLLISILRSGSL; the protein is encoded by the coding sequence ATGCGCATCCGTAAGATCAGCATCCTCTCGCATACTTACCGGAATATCCATCGTTACCGCCAGATACTTGCCATTTTGTTTAAATACGGTTTTGATGATCTGATTGGCAGCCTCTACCTGGGGCCGTATCTCAGGATGGGCATGCGGATGATTTCCGGCAAGCGTCGCGAGAAGGTGGAAAACCTGAGCACGTATGAGCGGCTGCGCATGGCACTTGAGGAACTGGGACCTATTTTCATTAAGATGGGGCAGGTACTTTCTACCCGTCCCGACCTGATCCCTGTCGCACTCATCCGGGAATTGACAAAACTGCAGGATAAAGTTCCGCCGTTTCCCTTTTCTCAGGTGAAAGAAATCGTGGAGCAGGAAATTAAGGCCCCTCTCGATGAGATTTTTCTTCAATTTCAGGAAAGTTCCATTGCAGCGGCATCTATCGGTCAGGTCCACCGGGCACAACTGAGAACCGGGGGACAGGTCATTGTTAAGGTCCAGCGTCCCGGTATCCGCCGGATAATTGAAGCGGACCTGGAGATTCTCTTTCACTTAGCCACCCTGATAGAAAAATATGTGGAGGAAGGGGAAATATATCGTCCTACGAGGATAGTTGATGAGATTGCCCGCACCCTGAAAAGAGAAATCAACTATAACGTTGAGGCCTCTCACACGGAACGCTTTGCCCGGCAGTTTATCGGCAATGAATCAATTTATGTACCCCGAATATTCAGACAGGCAACAACGGAACGTGTTCTCACAATGGAATATGTGGATGGTATCAAGGCCTCCGAGATTGCCCTCCTGGACGAGAAAGGTTTTGACCGGAAGATCATTGCCTCCCGGCTAAACGATCTAATCCTCGAACAGATATTCAAGCACAGGTTTTTCCATGCCAACCCCCACCCGGGAAACGTGTTCATCCTGCCCGGCAATGTGATCTGCTATCTCGATTTCGGCATGATGGGGCGTGTTGACCGGCAATCCAAGGAGCACTTTGCCGACTTCGTTCTGGGCTACATCCGTCACGATGAATCGAGAATAGCGGATGCCATTTTGAGGATTGTAGAATGGGATGAGGAACCTGACCGCCGGGCACTGGAGAACGACATTTCCAACTTCATAGAGTTGTATCTGTATCGTCCCATTAAGGAATTGCGCATGGAGAATATGTTTCATGAACTCCTCGATCTGATTGCCCGTCACAAACTGAGGCTGCCACAGGACATCTTTCTCATAGGTAAGGCGTTAACAGAAGTCGAAGGGCTCGGGCTGGTGTTGTACCCTGATTTCGACACGACCAGAGAGGCGGCCCCCTTTATCAGAAACCTTATGCGGGAGCGGCTGCACCCCAAACGACTGGTGGGAGAATTCGTGACCGTAGGCGGGAGGCTCATTCATCTCCTGAAAGATATTCCCCAGGAGCTCCATGAGGTACTTAAACAGCTTAAACAGGGGAAAACGCGAATCGGTTTCCAACACGAGGGGCTTGAACATTTTATCTCCGAAATGGACAGATCATCAAACCGGATTGCCTTTTCTCTTATCATCTCCTCCCTGATCATCGGATCGTCTCTCATTGTTACCTCCGCTTCAGGTCCACATCTATTTGGCTTTCCCCTCCTGGGATTTTTAGGATACTCCATGGCCGGTATTTTAGGCCTCTGGTTGCTGATATCCATCCTCCGTTCAGGAAGCCTGTAA
- a CDS encoding nucleotidyl transferase AbiEii/AbiGii toxin family protein has product MIDNVYFKRAELLLRILPLIDREAVFALKGGTAINFFVRNLPRISIDIDLVYLPIGERDVSLREISFALVRISQDIESRIPETKVTPRKTRGSDLLSGLLVKKQDTIVKIEPNLVIRGSVYPPARRVISPNAVDLFEISVESQILSENELYAGKICAALDRQHPRDLFDIMMLLKYGNFSTAVRKAFVVYLISHDRSMVEVLNPGFVDIQPVFETEFQGMTLEEVTCEDLEKTREELVSMIARELTVQEKQFIVSIKEGTPRWELIGIEGVENLPAVKWKLLNIGRMSPSKHKKAVHKLEDYLGV; this is encoded by the coding sequence ATGATCGATAACGTTTACTTCAAACGAGCCGAGTTGCTCCTGCGGATACTTCCGTTAATCGACAGAGAAGCCGTCTTCGCCCTGAAAGGTGGGACGGCTATCAATTTTTTCGTCAGAAATCTTCCCCGTATCTCCATAGATATTGACCTCGTATATCTTCCCATTGGTGAAAGGGATGTGTCCCTCCGGGAGATAAGCTTTGCTCTTGTAAGGATATCTCAGGACATCGAGAGCAGGATTCCAGAAACGAAGGTTACTCCCAGGAAAACCAGAGGGTCCGATTTACTGAGCGGATTGCTTGTAAAGAAACAGGATACGATCGTCAAGATCGAACCGAATCTGGTCATACGAGGTTCTGTATATCCGCCTGCAAGAAGAGTCATCTCTCCGAATGCCGTTGATCTTTTTGAGATTTCTGTGGAGAGTCAAATCCTATCGGAAAATGAACTATATGCCGGGAAAATCTGCGCCGCCTTGGATCGCCAGCATCCGCGGGACCTCTTCGATATCATGATGCTTCTCAAATATGGCAACTTTAGCACCGCCGTGCGAAAGGCGTTTGTCGTTTACCTGATCAGCCATGACCGGTCCATGGTCGAGGTTCTCAATCCGGGATTTGTTGATATCCAGCCTGTCTTTGAAACTGAATTTCAAGGCATGACTTTGGAAGAGGTTACATGCGAGGACCTGGAAAAGACCAGAGAAGAACTGGTTTCCATGATCGCAAGAGAACTGACTGTCCAGGAAAAACAATTCATTGTCTCCATCAAAGAAGGGACGCCTCGGTGGGAGTTGATAGGCATTGAAGGGGTCGAGAACCTGCCCGCCGTCAAGTGGAAGCTCTTGAATATCGGTCGTATGAGCCCATCAAAACACAAAAAGGCAGTTCACAAACTGGAGGATTACCTGGGAGTATAG
- a CDS encoding type IV toxin-antitoxin system AbiEi family antitoxin: MGTESKTKINRLINQWTVGTPSATSYLTASGFSRDLLVKYKNSGWLESFGRGAYIRAGNKVDWPGALYTLQNQLSLPVHVGGKTALQLKGYAHYLPARQNKVFLYGPRGLILPTWFKEDRFGVKFVVTRTNLFPADCREGFTDFRERDFSVRIAAPERAAMEMLHLVPKEVGFDETQLIMENLVALRTDLVQWLLEACRSVKVKRLFLYMAEKKEHTWLSKLDLSKVDLGKGKRMIVPHGQFDAKYRITVPVDREGTPS; encoded by the coding sequence ATGGGTACCGAAAGCAAAACAAAAATAAACCGTTTAATAAATCAGTGGACGGTCGGCACTCCCAGCGCCACTTCCTATCTTACTGCTTCCGGTTTCAGTCGGGATCTGCTCGTAAAATATAAGAACAGCGGCTGGCTGGAATCATTTGGCCGAGGGGCTTACATACGCGCTGGGAATAAGGTGGATTGGCCAGGCGCTCTTTATACCCTTCAGAATCAGCTCTCTCTTCCTGTCCATGTGGGAGGAAAAACAGCCCTACAATTGAAAGGATATGCCCATTACCTGCCGGCGAGACAGAATAAAGTTTTTCTGTACGGTCCTCGGGGACTGATATTGCCAACCTGGTTCAAGGAAGATCGTTTCGGCGTTAAGTTTGTTGTGACGCGGACGAATCTCTTCCCCGCGGATTGCCGGGAGGGATTTACTGATTTTAGGGAACGTGATTTTTCGGTCAGGATAGCGGCGCCGGAAAGGGCGGCCATGGAGATGCTTCATCTGGTGCCAAAAGAAGTCGGATTCGACGAGACCCAATTGATCATGGAAAACCTCGTTGCCCTTCGTACCGATCTTGTCCAGTGGCTGCTGGAGGCATGCCGATCCGTAAAGGTGAAAAGACTTTTTCTTTATATGGCAGAAAAAAAGGAACATACTTGGTTGTCGAAGCTGGATTTATCGAAAGTCGATCTCGGGAAAGGGAAGCGGATGATCGTGCCGCATGGCCAGTTTGACGCGAAATATCGGATAACCGTTCCCGTAGATCGTGAAGGGACGCCTTCATGA